A window of Hemibagrus wyckioides isolate EC202008001 linkage group LG03, SWU_Hwy_1.0, whole genome shotgun sequence contains these coding sequences:
- the spred2b gene encoding sprouty-related, EVH1 domain-containing protein 2 isoform X1, with translation MIEETHPNDDSYIVRVKAVVMTRDDSSGGWLAQEGGGLSRVGVCKVAPAELSGHSDFLIHGERLKDKQVVLECFVRKDLIYTKATPTFHHWKVDNKKCGLTFQSPADARAFDRGVRKALEDITEGSTTSSSTLHNEAELGDDDVFTTATDSSSNSSQKKEQAMQPLTTSTFYEPHQHHHHYILGHFHEQYRTSERYFLDQAAPRLARRVSFLDEEEEVVRINPRERAWLSGYEDYRHAAARAQGLDSYVHFAKGDAPAKHDYSYPYAQGSELSKGPHRGSGGRAVVSQPVSFKHKDDEEEGLGERKHCVYCGVFFRHEENGRGRCPDAPDPARSCIRRFSCMWCADSLLYHCMSDPEGDYSDPCSCDTADERFCLRWLALLGLALLAPCLCCYPPLHACHRCAVACGCCGGKHKAAA, from the exons tgacaGTTACATCGTACGTGTCAAAGCTGTGGTAATGACCCGGGATGACTCGAGTGGGGGTTGGTTAGCGCAGGAGGGTGGAGGGCTCAGCCGAGTTGGTGTCTGCAAGGTGGCACCTGCTGAGCTGAGTGGCCACAGCGACTTCCTCATCCACGGAGAGCGGCTCAAAGACAAGCAG GTGGTTCTGGAATGTTTTGTGAGGAAAGATCTTATCTACACCAAGGCCACACCCACGTTTCATCACTGGAAGGTTGACAACAAAAAGTGTGGCCTCACGTTCCAGAGTCCTGCTGATGCCCGTGCTTTTGACCGAGGTGTACGGAAAGCCCTGGAGGACATAACAGAAG gTTCCACAACTTCCTCTTCAACACTCCACAATGAAGCTGAACTTGGAGACGACGATGTTTTTACA ACAGCCACTGACAGCTCATCCAACTCATCCCAGAAAAAAGAGCAGGCCATGCAGCCACTGACCACCTCCACCTTCTATGAACCGCACCAGCATCACCATCACTACATTCTGGGTCATTTCCATGAGCAGTACAGAACCTCAGAGCGCTACTTTCTTGACCAG GCAGCACCCAGGTTGGCGAGGCGTGTCAGCTTCctagatgaggaggaggaggttgtgcGCATAAACCCACGCGAGCGTGCTTGGCTCTCAGGCTATGAGGACTACCGGCATGCAGCAGCGCGTGCTCAGGGTCTCGACTCATACGTGCACTTCGCCAAAGGGGATGCACCAGCCAAACATGACTACAGCTATCCGTATGCACAGGGCTCGGAACTGAGCAAGGGCCCTCACCGAGGCTCTGGGGGTAGAGCTGTGGTTTCTCAGCCAGTCAGCTTCAAACACAAGGACGATGAGGAAGAGGGTTTGGGTGAGAGGAAACATTGTGTCtactgtggtgtttttttccGGCATGAAGAGAACGGCCGTGGTCGCTGCCCTGATGCTCCAGACCCGGCACGCTCATGCATTCGACGCTTCAGCTGCATGTGGTGTGCAGATAGCCTGCTCTACCACTGCATGTCCGATCCAGAGGGTGATTACTCTGATCCCTGCTCGTGTGACACGGCCGACGAACGTTTCTGCCTGCGCTGGCTTGCCCTGCTCGGCCTTGCGCTGCTCGCGCCCTGTCTCTGCTGCTACCCGCCGCTGCACGCCTGTCACCGATGTGCCGTGGCCTGTGGCTGCTGTGGCGGAAAGCACAAGGCCGCTGCATGA
- the spred2b gene encoding sprouty-related, EVH1 domain-containing protein 2 isoform X2, producing MNESSRDSYIVRVKAVVMTRDDSSGGWLAQEGGGLSRVGVCKVAPAELSGHSDFLIHGERLKDKQVVLECFVRKDLIYTKATPTFHHWKVDNKKCGLTFQSPADARAFDRGVRKALEDITEGSTTSSSTLHNEAELGDDDVFTTATDSSSNSSQKKEQAMQPLTTSTFYEPHQHHHHYILGHFHEQYRTSERYFLDQAAPRLARRVSFLDEEEEVVRINPRERAWLSGYEDYRHAAARAQGLDSYVHFAKGDAPAKHDYSYPYAQGSELSKGPHRGSGGRAVVSQPVSFKHKDDEEEGLGERKHCVYCGVFFRHEENGRGRCPDAPDPARSCIRRFSCMWCADSLLYHCMSDPEGDYSDPCSCDTADERFCLRWLALLGLALLAPCLCCYPPLHACHRCAVACGCCGGKHKAAA from the exons tgacaGTTACATCGTACGTGTCAAAGCTGTGGTAATGACCCGGGATGACTCGAGTGGGGGTTGGTTAGCGCAGGAGGGTGGAGGGCTCAGCCGAGTTGGTGTCTGCAAGGTGGCACCTGCTGAGCTGAGTGGCCACAGCGACTTCCTCATCCACGGAGAGCGGCTCAAAGACAAGCAG GTGGTTCTGGAATGTTTTGTGAGGAAAGATCTTATCTACACCAAGGCCACACCCACGTTTCATCACTGGAAGGTTGACAACAAAAAGTGTGGCCTCACGTTCCAGAGTCCTGCTGATGCCCGTGCTTTTGACCGAGGTGTACGGAAAGCCCTGGAGGACATAACAGAAG gTTCCACAACTTCCTCTTCAACACTCCACAATGAAGCTGAACTTGGAGACGACGATGTTTTTACA ACAGCCACTGACAGCTCATCCAACTCATCCCAGAAAAAAGAGCAGGCCATGCAGCCACTGACCACCTCCACCTTCTATGAACCGCACCAGCATCACCATCACTACATTCTGGGTCATTTCCATGAGCAGTACAGAACCTCAGAGCGCTACTTTCTTGACCAG GCAGCACCCAGGTTGGCGAGGCGTGTCAGCTTCctagatgaggaggaggaggttgtgcGCATAAACCCACGCGAGCGTGCTTGGCTCTCAGGCTATGAGGACTACCGGCATGCAGCAGCGCGTGCTCAGGGTCTCGACTCATACGTGCACTTCGCCAAAGGGGATGCACCAGCCAAACATGACTACAGCTATCCGTATGCACAGGGCTCGGAACTGAGCAAGGGCCCTCACCGAGGCTCTGGGGGTAGAGCTGTGGTTTCTCAGCCAGTCAGCTTCAAACACAAGGACGATGAGGAAGAGGGTTTGGGTGAGAGGAAACATTGTGTCtactgtggtgtttttttccGGCATGAAGAGAACGGCCGTGGTCGCTGCCCTGATGCTCCAGACCCGGCACGCTCATGCATTCGACGCTTCAGCTGCATGTGGTGTGCAGATAGCCTGCTCTACCACTGCATGTCCGATCCAGAGGGTGATTACTCTGATCCCTGCTCGTGTGACACGGCCGACGAACGTTTCTGCCTGCGCTGGCTTGCCCTGCTCGGCCTTGCGCTGCTCGCGCCCTGTCTCTGCTGCTACCCGCCGCTGCACGCCTGTCACCGATGTGCCGTGGCCTGTGGCTGCTGTGGCGGAAAGCACAAGGCCGCTGCATGA